The Acidobacteriaceae bacterium nucleotide sequence CTGCTCGAAGCTGGCAGCAGACTCAACGCTGCGTTCCTCCGCGCAGGGCTGGTCGATAAACTGGTGCTCTACTTCGCGGAAAGCGAACTCGGGCCAGACGCTCTTCCCTTCGCGGTAGGTGGGCCTTCTCCCTTCGCCATCCAGGAACGCCTCTCCAACGCCACCCGCGCGACCTTCCCGCACGGCGACAGCGAAGACATCCGGATCACCGGCTATCTTCATGACCCGTGGGCCGCGGTTTGACCACCCCGCAACCATTGCCGTTCGCGACCATCTAAACTAGTCCTATGTTTACCGGCCTGATCGAAACCACCGGCACCGTGCTTGCACTGACGCCCATCGAAGGCGGCGCGATGCGTCTGCTTGTCGCCGCCCCTGCGCTCGCGGGGCGTTGGAAACAAGGCGACTCCATCGCGGTTAACGGAACCTGCCTAACGGCCATCGATGTGCAGGAAGCGGATGCAAAGCACCCCGGCCGCTTCGCTGCGGACCTCGCCGAAGAGACGATCCGCCGCACCACGCTAACGAGCCTTACCCCCGGCGGCCTGGTGAACCTCGAACTCCCCACGCCCGCAGGTTCGCCGCTCGGCGGTCACGTCGTGCAAGGGCACGTCGATGGCACAGGCAAGCTGATTTCACTCGAGCCGTTGCAGCCGAACCTTGATCGTACCGACTGGCGGCTGACGATCGAAGCACCCGCGCAGTTAGCAGCCAGCATCGTGCAGCAGGGCTCCATCACCATCGACGGCATCTCGCTGACGGTCGCAAAGCTGCACC carries:
- a CDS encoding riboflavin synthase yields the protein MFTGLIETTGTVLALTPIEGGAMRLLVAAPALAGRWKQGDSIAVNGTCLTAIDVQEADAKHPGRFAADLAEETIRRTTLTSLTPGGLVNLELPTPAGSPLGGHVVQGHVDGTGKLISLEPLQPNLDRTDWRLTIEAPAQLAASIVQQGSITIDGISLTVAKLHPVNADGSVLLEVAIIPHTYKSTNLRSLLSGTEVNLETDVLARYAERRAGLSAATPAPGWNANETPTILPAPVEPGGLTVESLIARGY